TCAAGAACAGAATCCACGCCGCGAGCAAGACTGGCGCGATGCACGCAAGGAGCCATTTCATCGGGGATTGCCTGGGGGCTCTGCGCACGGGCAGTGGAGATGGGCCGCTCTCTCGAGTGCTCGGAGTGGCCGTCAACGTGGAGCGCGGGTCTGAAGACATCGAGCACCTCCAGGGAACGACCCTATCCCTGTAGCCTACGTGAGCATAGGGAAATGAAGGCGCAGGCTTTTCCTCCAACTCGCTGGAGGAGCCGCCCGTGGCTTCCATGGCGCGGGGGGCGGCAATGGCAGGGCCGTCCGCGCGGACACGCCCTGACGGACCGGAGCGGGCCGCGGTGGAGGGCGGGCAGTCGCGCACCGGGATTGCTGGGCTTCTCCGGCTCGGGCTGTGACCCTCCTCCGCATCCTGCTCTCGCAGGCCGGCTATTTTTCGGGCCCGGGTTCAGCAGAGGCCCGGAGTTGGCCGGCGTACCAGGAGAGACTCCTGCGATAACGAATCAGGCCGGCGTCCTGAGCCCCCACCTCCAGGAGAAGGCTCAAGAGCTCCGCGATCGCTTCGGGTGAGCGGCCGGAGGCCTGCAGGGTCAAGGCGAGGAAGGCCCTGGCCGCGTTGGGAAAGGCACCGTCCGTGATTGCCTGCCCCAGGATGAGCAGGGACTCGTCGAGCCGACCCACGTTCTTGAGCGTAGAGCCATAGCCGATGAGGAATTCGGCGCGTTGCTCGGAGGGCACACCGAGCTTCCAGGCCGCATCGTAGAAGACCACCGCTTCCTCTTCGACGCCGTCCCGGTCACAGGCGTAGGCAGCGGCGATCTGCGCTCTTGCGTCGAGAGGTCGTGCGTGCGCCTCTCCACAGAGGGCTTCGCGCGAAGGCAAGGGTGTGGATGTCATGGACCGCGGTGTACCCCAAAGCGGCGTGTGCCGGCTTGGCATCCGCGTGGCGCCCGGAAAGGGTGTCCGGAAAGGGTGTCAGAGGATTCGAGTGACACGCCCCGGCACGACACGCCGGAAAGGGTGTCAGAGAATTCGAGTGACACGCCCCGGCACGACACGCGGCCCGGAAAGGGGGTCGGAAAGGGTGTCAGAGAATTCGAGTGACACGCCCCGGCACGACACGCGGCGGAAAAGAGAAGAGCGGAAAGCTGGCCGACAAATCCCCTCGCCTCCACCGTGCCGCCGCCTCTCGGAACGCCGCGACGAAGGCCCGGTACTGCTCACGCAACTGCTTCAAGGCCTGGCGCGTCGAGGCATGCCCCAACGGCCGCGGGCTGCGCTTGAGGTGCTCGGGCCGGGTATGCGGGTGCTGGGCCCGCACGGCCCGGGCCCCCAACACAGTCGTGTTCCGTGCTCGAGCCTCTGCTTCCACCTCCTCCACCAGTCCCCGCACCGCTCTCTGCCTCTCCTCCTCCCCCAACCCTTCCCAGCACGGCAGGGGCGCCACCTCCAACTCCACCGGCTCGGCTATTTCCTCGCCGAAGCGCCCCTCCCCCGCTGCCCAGTCCTCGCTCCCCCTCTTGCTCCAGCGCTTCGTCCAGTTGAACCACTGGAACACTCGCCTCGCCGGCCCCAGCAGTTGCGCCAGACACGTGAGTCCCGGCCACTCGGCACTCCTCTCCACCAAACCCTCCTTCACTCCATGGGCCAGCACGTAGCGCAGCCGTCCCACCAGCGCCGTGTCGTCCAGCACCGGCTCCGCTGAGTAGCGCCGCTCCCAGAAGCCTCCTCTCCAGTCCACCAACCGTCCCACCTTCTTGGACAGGTTGGCTCGCAGGTATTGCATGAAGGCGGCGAGCTCCACGCCTCGCGTCCACACCAGCAGGTGGAAATGGTTGGAGGCGAAGGTGAAGGCATGCAGCCGGACGTTGCCGCCGCTCTGTTGGACGGCTTTTGCCAGCACGCCCCCCACCACCTCGTTCACCTCCGCGCTGGGACGCAGCAGCAGCCGTCCCTGGTAACACCGGGACGTCACGAAGTAGTAGCCCTCCTCTTGGAACATCCTCAGCGGCCAGCCCATCCCCTTGCCCTCCGTACACTCCGCGAGCTCGATGCACCCCTCGGGCCAACCGCAACTCCTCGGAAACACTCGGTGGCCGCTGGGTTCACCCGTCCACGCCAGTTCTCGTTCTCCCTCACCTCCCTCTTTTCGAGTCCTTTGACACCTTCTCTGGCTCAAGCCTCGTTTCGAGTTCTTTGACACCATGTCCGCCATGTCCGCAGACACTCGTCGCTTCACTCGATCCAAGGCCCTGTCGCGCATGCTCGCGGCGATGTTGCTGCTGGCCACGATCGCCGCGCCACCGGCGTTGGCCGCCAGCTCGAAAAACCCCGGCTTCTACAACAACCCGTTGAAGCCGAAGCTCCCCAATGGCGGGGTCATCGAAAGCTGTGCCGATCCCACGCTGCTGCGCGGGCAGAGACGGGGCGATCCGTACTGGTACATGTACTGCACGACGGATCCACTGAACGACAAGGATCTCGACGCTCAGGGGAAATGGGTCTTCCACAGGATCCCCCAGCTGCGCTCCCTCGACCTGCTCCACTGGGAGTACGTCGGCGACGCTTTCCAGTCGCTGCCTGGCTACGCCGTCAGCAACGCGGGGCTGTGGGCGCCGGACGTCATCTACTCCTCGGTGCACGACAAGTACTACCTGTTCTTCGTCGTCACCGACACGACCACGACGGCGTGCACGAGCGACAGCGCGATCGGTGTAGCGACCAGCGACAGCCCCACCGGGCCCTGGAAGTTCTCTGACGAGCCCGTGGTCGGCCCGCGCAAGGACACGGCCAACGCGGAGCCCTGCGCGTTCTTCTGGACCTTCGATCCGGACGTCCTGGGTGACTCCGTCGGCGCGGAGAGCGTCTTGTACTACGGCAGCTACTCCGGGGGCCTCTTCGCCAGGACGCTCACCTTGACCGCCGAGGGTGCCGCCGTTGGCGCCGACGAAACGCGGATCAGCCTTGGCAACCGCTACGAAGGTGCGAACGTCGTCTTCCGCGACGGCTACTACTACCTGTTCGGGTCGGCGACGAATTGCTGCAACGGCGCGCTGACCGGCTACAACGTCTTCGCCGGGCGGTCCACCCGCCCGCTCGGCCCGTTCGTGGATCGCGAGGGGAACTCGCTGCTGGACACGCAGGTGGGCGGAACACCCGTCCTCAGCATGAACGGCAACCGGTGGGTGGGCACCGGGCACAACACGGTGTTCCAGGATGCGGCGGGTCAATGGTGGACCGCCTACCACGCCGTCGATCGCTCCGACCCGTTCTTCGAATCGGCGGCGGGTTTCACCAAACGGCCCGTGCTGTTGGACCCCTTGGACTGGGTCGACGGGTGGCCGGCCGTGCGCGGTGGCTTCTGGGCTTCGGACGGCAAGATGCCCGCGCCCGCGGCTCGAGAGGGGTGGAAGTCCCGCTACCGGACGAAGCTGGCGCAGCCGCACGTCCCCGGAGGCAGCATCGCCTCGGCGTCGGACATGTTCGACGGGACCGCGCTGAGCGACTCGTGGTCGTGGGTGCGGCCGCCAGACTCGCGCACGTACGCCCTTGCCGACGGGGTGTTCCGCTTCCATGTGCAGAACGCCGACATCCACCTCGACAGCAACAACGCCTCCCTGCTGTCACGCCCGGCGCCCAAGGGCGACTACCTGGTCGAAACCCGAGTGCGCCTCGACGTGCCGGACGACGGCTGCTGTTTCAACTACGCGCAGGCCGGCCTGGTCATCTACGGCGGCGACGACAACTTCATCAAACTGACGAACACAGCCATGTGGGAGACGCGTCAGACGGAGTTCACCAAGGAGCTGGCGTCAGTGCCGGCCGGCTGGGGGCGCCAGGGCAACACGGTCGTCGGCCCCCCCTCGGAGGACTGGACGTACCTGCGTGTCGCGGTCGAGCACCTCACGGGCGAGGCGCGCCGTGCCGCTGGCGGCGACACCACGGCGTACACCGCGTACACGAGCCAGAACGGCGTGGATTGGGTTCGCGGCGGAACATGGACGCACTCGTTGAGCAACCCGCGAATCTCCCTCGTGGCGATGGGTGGGGGCGGCGACTTCACCGCTGAGTTCGACCATGTCCGCGTCTACGCGCTGCGGTCCGGCGAACGCGCACGGCGGTGACGTCGGGAGGGTGTCTCCGGGAGGGTGTCCGGGAGGGTGTCAAAGAACTCGTTGTCCCTACGAATCGTCTGACACCCTTCCCGGGGGGGCGGGGGGTCCCTACGAATCGTCTGACACCCTTCCGGACACCCTTCCGCCCGCCTGGGTCCCTACGAATCGTCTGACACCCTTCCCCGGCTGGGGGCGGGCGGTCCCTACGAATCGTCTGACACCCTTCCCGCTCCCGACACCCTTCCCGGGGTCCCTACGAATCGTCTGACACCCTTCCCGGGACACCCTTCCCGGGACACCCTTCCCGGGGGGTCCCTACGAATCGTCTGACACCCTTCCCGGCCCCTGCGGCTCTCGTGACAGGGCCGTGGGACTTCAGCCGCCCTTGAGGTTCTGGAGGACGAAGTCCCAGTTCACGAGGCTGGTGAGGAACGTGTCGATGTACTTGGGGCGCGCGTTGCGGAAGTCGATGTAGTACGCGTGCTCCCACACGTCGATGGTGAGCAGGGCCTTCTGGCCGTGCTTCATCGGCAGATCCGCGTTGCCCGTCTTGGTCACCGCGAGCTTGCCCTTCTCGAGCACGAGCCAGGCCCACCCCGAGCCGAACTGCGTCGTGGCGGCGTTGGCGAACTCCTCACGGAAGCGCTCGAACGAGCCGAAGTCGCGCTTGATGGCATCCGCGAGGTCCCCCGTGGGGAGCCCGCCGCCGTTCGGCTTCATGCAGTTCCAATAGAAGGTGTGGTTCCACACCTGGGCGGCGTTGTTGAAGACGCCTCCCTCGCTGTGGAGGATGACCTGCTCGAGCGAGCTGTTCGCCTCGGGCTTGCCCTCGAGCAGCTTGTTGAGGTTGTTCACGTACGCGGCGTGGTGCTTGCCGTGGTGGTACTCGAGCGTCTCCGCGCTGATGTGGGGGGCGAGGGCGTCCTTCTTGTAGGGCAGCTCGGGCAGCGAGAACGGCATGGGGTACGTCCTTTCAGCAGAGAAGGGGTTCTGCCCCCTCTACCCGGCTCCCGCCCATATGTCAGCGGCCTTGCCAATATATTGGCGGATTGTCATTGCGTTGGAGCAGCCCGGCGGTGCTCGCGCCGGTACGCGCCGGGGGCGACCCCGCCCCAACGCTTGAAGGCCCGGTTGAAGGACGCCTCGCTCTGGTAGCCGATG
The sequence above is drawn from the Archangium gephyra genome and encodes:
- a CDS encoding family 43 glycosylhydrolase gives rise to the protein MSADTRRFTRSKALSRMLAAMLLLATIAAPPALAASSKNPGFYNNPLKPKLPNGGVIESCADPTLLRGQRRGDPYWYMYCTTDPLNDKDLDAQGKWVFHRIPQLRSLDLLHWEYVGDAFQSLPGYAVSNAGLWAPDVIYSSVHDKYYLFFVVTDTTTTACTSDSAIGVATSDSPTGPWKFSDEPVVGPRKDTANAEPCAFFWTFDPDVLGDSVGAESVLYYGSYSGGLFARTLTLTAEGAAVGADETRISLGNRYEGANVVFRDGYYYLFGSATNCCNGALTGYNVFAGRSTRPLGPFVDREGNSLLDTQVGGTPVLSMNGNRWVGTGHNTVFQDAAGQWWTAYHAVDRSDPFFESAAGFTKRPVLLDPLDWVDGWPAVRGGFWASDGKMPAPAAREGWKSRYRTKLAQPHVPGGSIASASDMFDGTALSDSWSWVRPPDSRTYALADGVFRFHVQNADIHLDSNNASLLSRPAPKGDYLVETRVRLDVPDDGCCFNYAQAGLVIYGGDDNFIKLTNTAMWETRQTEFTKELASVPAGWGRQGNTVVGPPSEDWTYLRVAVEHLTGEARRAAGGDTTAYTAYTSQNGVDWVRGGTWTHSLSNPRISLVAMGGGGDFTAEFDHVRVYALRSGERARR
- a CDS encoding superoxide dismutase yields the protein MPFSLPELPYKKDALAPHISAETLEYHHGKHHAAYVNNLNKLLEGKPEANSSLEQVILHSEGGVFNNAAQVWNHTFYWNCMKPNGGGLPTGDLADAIKRDFGSFERFREEFANAATTQFGSGWAWLVLEKGKLAVTKTGNADLPMKHGQKALLTIDVWEHAYYIDFRNARPKYIDTFLTSLVNWDFVLQNLKGG
- a CDS encoding tetratricopeptide repeat protein, whose amino-acid sequence is MTSTPLPSREALCGEAHARPLDARAQIAAAYACDRDGVEEEAVVFYDAAWKLGVPSEQRAEFLIGYGSTLKNVGRLDESLLILGQAITDGAFPNAARAFLALTLQASGRSPEAIAELLSLLLEVGAQDAGLIRYRRSLSWYAGQLRASAEPGPEK
- a CDS encoding transposase — protein: MGWPLRMFQEEGYYFVTSRCYQGRLLLRPSAEVNEVVGGVLAKAVQQSGGNVRLHAFTFASNHFHLLVWTRGVELAAFMQYLRANLSKKVGRLVDWRGGFWERRYSAEPVLDDTALVGRLRYVLAHGVKEGLVERSAEWPGLTCLAQLLGPARRVFQWFNWTKRWSKRGSEDWAAGEGRFGEEIAEPVELEVAPLPCWEGLGEEERQRAVRGLVEEVEAEARARNTTVLGARAVRAQHPHTRPEHLKRSPRPLGHASTRQALKQLREQYRAFVAAFREAAARWRRGDLSASFPLFSFPPRVVPGRVTRIL